A single genomic interval of Prionailurus viverrinus isolate Anna chromosome A2, UM_Priviv_1.0, whole genome shotgun sequence harbors:
- the LOC125153567 gene encoding uncharacterized protein LOC125153567 → MPRQQGPAPSARAPRFSSATPSQPRTVLRRPWRCSLRRGAASVLHCAPRVLPLAGGASECCIGRLAVAKWILAPPTSSHGKGSGGRRALGRERAPGALAPRAHGQGRAQESQLGNVVLRVPLLSTEVRTVATFGTTRSSTAEDRREEKGRRKRGHPRRPPGTEISNCAAGYSIPPLRTSSKNHNNVFQRVTGYIINGESLPQENMDGVKVPDSA, encoded by the exons ATGCCTCGGCAGCAGGGTCCGGCTCCCTCCGCCCGCGCCCCCCGGTTCTCCTCGgccaccccctcccagccccggACCGTGCTGCGGCGGCCGTGGCGCTGCAGCCTCCGCCGCGGCGCTGCCTCAGTGCTGCATTGTGCTCCGCGGGTGCTTCCGCTGGCGGGGGGAGCGAGCGAGTGCTGCATTGGGCGGTTGGCTGTAGCTAAGTGGATTCTAGCGCCTCCCACCTCATCCCATGGCAAAGGCTCTGGCGGGCGACGAGCGCTCGGCAGGGAGCGAGCGCCTGGTGCACTCGCCCCCCGCGCGCACGGGCAGGGGCGCGCGCAGGAGAGtcagctgggaaatgtagttctccGCGTCCCGCTCCTCTCCACTGAGGTGCGGACGGTAGCGACTTTCGGGACCACGAGATCCTCCACAGCCGAAGACCGGAGGGAGGAAAAGGGCAGGAGAAAGAGAGGTCATCCCCGCAGGCCTCCTGGCACCGAAATATCCAACTGCGCCGCTGGATACAGTATTCCTCCACTCCGTACATCCTCAAAGAACCATAATAATGTTTTTCAAAGAGTTACTGGTTACATTATTAACGGGGAATCACTCCCTCAAGAAAACATG gacGGTGTGAAAGTGCCCGACAGTGCTTAG